The sequence AGTATGGCTCGGTTAAGCGAGTTCAGCTTCCCACCGATCGCGAAACCGGTCGCATGCGCGGCTTTGGTTTTGTGGAAATGAGCGCTGACTCTGAGGAAGCGACCGCTATTGAAGCTCTTGACGGAGCTGAGTGGATGGGTCGTGACCTTAAAGTCAACAAAGCCAAGCCCCGCGAAGATCGCAGCGGTGGCGGCTCCTTTGGTGGTGGTGGCGGTGGCCGCAGAGGTGGCGGTGACAGCTTCTCTCGTGGCGGTTACTAAGCTCTGAAGCTACTTTAGGGTTGTGAGAGCCTAGTTGTAGAGACTAGGTGCTTAACCTAATAACTGGAAAGGGTTCAAGCCACAGGCTCGAACCCTTTTTAGTCGTCCTGTGGCTTGGGTGCATCTGGAGGTCGATCCAATTGCCGCCAGACAAAACTGTAGGAGCGTAGGCGTAGCCGGGCCAGAGACTCTACGGCATTCGCCCTGCTGAACTGAGGGTAACCCAACAGGATTTACTATTACTGAGATCTTTAGGTGATTTTATACACAGTCATGGCAAAAAGCCCCCTTGATGAAGGGGGCGGGACAAGTTAGTGAAAGTCATCAGAAGTAGGGCTTGATTTAGAGGGTTTCGACCGTTTCAGCGTAGGCATCGCCATCAAAGGGCTGAACCCCAATTTCGGGGTAGCTGTTATCGTCGGGGCCAAATATTCTACCGATCGGCTCGGCAAAATATTGCATTAACCCATCAAAAAAGTAGCCAAAAACAGAGAGCTTCAGACCTTTCATGACTGGCACCTCGCGGCTAAAGGAATAAATTTAGGCAGAGTCTGTAGCAATGCGGTGTAGCGACAATCAGGTTTTGTTTGGTGTAACCTGATACTTAAATGCTATGGGATCAACGGCAGCCTTCACCCTGATGGTGACCATTCTTTACAGCGGTTGGCAAGTTGTAATATATGGATTGCACTAGTTGATGATCAGACTAAGCAGTAAGGAGATTATTCTGTGAGACGCAGTTACGCAGCAATCGCTATCTTGTGCGGAGTAATTGGCGGCTGGACGGTGGTGCCCAGTGCCCAAGGGGCGGTTGCAGAGCCTCAGGTTGGGGCGGGCTTCTTACTCCAGCCTGAGGCGACTCTATGGATAGCTCAAAACAGCGGCAACGGGTTGAGCACGGCCCAGCAAGATCAAGTTGATGACCTGCTGCGCCAGGGGCAAACCAAGGTGTCGGCGCGAGACTATGCTGGGGCGATCGCAATCTATCAGCAGGCGGCAGCGATCGATCGCCAAAACCCACGCTTATTTTCGGGCATTGGCTACCTTCATGTGCAGCAGGGCAACTATAGCGAGGCGATTGAGGCCTACCGCCGGGCGATCGCTCTAGACGGTAACAACCTGGCCTTTCGCTATGGCCTGGCCCATAGCCAGTACAAAAATAACCAGTTTGATGAGGCTCTGGCAACCTACCAGGGCATTCTTTCGACCAACCCGCGAGAGGTAAATGCTCATTTGGGCATTGGCGGCATTCAGCTGGAGCGTAACGACTACGACGGTGCCCTCGCCACCTACCAAACCTTGGCCCGCATTGCCCCGGGCAACGCCCAGGCGTATGAAGCCCTAGGCGCGCTGTACCTGCAGCAAGAAAACTACGACCAGGCACTCACCTACTTAAATCAGGGACTGCGGGCTAACCCTAACAACGGTGACCTGTACGTCAGCGTAGCCAATATTTACCTGAGGCAGGATCGCCGGACTGAGGCCGCTGAAAACCTGCGCCAGGCCCTGCGGGTCGCCCCCCAAAATGCCCAGGCTCAACACCAGACTGGGTATTTGCTCTACCAGGCGGGCGATCGCGAGGCCGCCTATGACTACTTGGTGCGGGCAGTGCGCCTCAACCCCGACCTCGTGGCCGCCCACGCCCTGCTGGGCGAGTTGCTGCTGGAACGTGGCCAATACCTGCAAGCGGTGCTCTCCTACCGCAAGGTGGTCGATGCGCTGCCCGACGATCCAGCGGCCTTCTATAATCTCAGCCTGGCGCTCCATGGCCAGGGGTTAGAGGCTCAGGCCCTCTCAAACCTTGAGTTGGCCGCCATTCTATACGCGCGCCAGGGGGATACGGCAGGGGCCGCCCGAGCCCGCGAACTCATGGCCTTTTGGGGCTTTGGGCGGTAACCCATGCCTGAAGGCCCAGAAATTCGTCGGGCTGCCGATAACATCCATCGGGCGATCGCAGGCAATATTGCCTGCGATGTGTTTTTCGCCTTCGACCACCTCAAACCCTTTGAGGCTGAACTGGTCGGCAGTACGGTGGTGGCAGTCAAACCCTACGGCAAAGCCATGGTCACCTACTTTGACAGTGGGTGGGCGGTCTACAGCCACAACCAGCTCTACGGTAAATGGGTCACTTGCAAACCTAACGCCACTACACTCACCGGTCGTCAGCTGCGGTTCGCGGTTCATACCCCTCGCCGTTGGGCACTGCTCTACAGCGCCTCAGAGATTGAGGTGCTGACCGCCGAGGCAGTGCCCAGCCATCCCTACATCGTTAAACTCGGCCCCGATACCCTCGATGTCAACCTCACCCCCGATCGGGTGGCAGAACGTACCCTCAGCCAGCCATTTCACCGTCGCCAGTTTGCCACCCTGCTGCTCGATCAGAGCTTTTTGGGCGGAATCGGCAACTATCTCCGCACCGAAATTTTATATGTGGCGGGCATTCACCCTAGCCAGCGCCCGATAGACTGTAGCGCCGTGCAGATTGCCGCCTTTGCCAAGGCAGCCCTGGCCTTGCCCCAGCAGTCTTACCGTCACAGTGGCATTACCAACGACCTGGCCCTAGCCGCTCAGCTTAAGCAGACCGGCTACCGTCGTCGCGAGTATCGCCATTGGGCCTTTGGCCGACTGGGCCAGCCCTGTCATCGCTGCGGTGACACCATCACTAAGATTACGATTGGCGGCAGGCGCTGCTATGTCTGCCCGAGTTGCCAGCCGGTTAACCGCTAGTCACCGACAACCCATCTAGCAATACCGAAGGGGTGTAGCAAGAACCGTTCCATTCAGCATCGCTGCCCAGCTCAACGCTATCCTTGAGCGCGCTATAGATATTGCCGGCCACCATCGTGTCTTTAATGCGGCCCACCAGTTCGCCCCGGTGAATGCGGTAGCCCAGGTCAACATTGACCGAAAAGTCACCGGCAATGCCAGGGCCACCGCCCAAAATTTGATCAACCAAAATGCCATTGTCAATGGTAGCGATCAGCTCAGCTAGGGATTGGGTGCCCGGCTGCACCAGACTGTTGTACAGGCCAGGGGTGGGATAACTGCCCAGGCCGGGGCGAAAGCCATTGCCTGTAGAACCAGCCCCCAGGGTGCGGCCAACGGCGCGATCGCAGTAAAACAACTTGACTACCCCATGCTCAATAAACACCAGTTTTTGAGTGGGTGCACCCTCGTCATCAAAGGGACAGCTAAACGGCCCCGCCTCTGGGTCTTGAAATAGCGTGATCCGAGGGGAGACCATCTGCTCCCCCAAGGCATTGCTCCAGGGCGACGATCGCTCCACCACCCGTTTACCACTCAGCGCCGACTGCAGCGTACCCCACACCATATCGGCGGCTTTAGCCGTGAATACCACCGGCATTCGCCCCGTATCAACCGCCGCCGCTGATTCGGCCCAGGCTAGTCGCTGCAAGACCTGATCGACCAAGGCATCACTATCTAGACTGTTGCGCTGGGTTTGGCCGTCGCTAACGCTCAAAAAATCGTCGCCCCGTACCCAGTCTGCCGACAGATAACTGCTGAGGGTGGCATCGCTGTAGCGGCAGTCGAGCCCCTGGGTATTGAGAATGCGTGTGGTTTCTACATCGCACTCTACATCTACGCCACAGATGACCTCCGGGTAGACGCTGCGGATGCGATCAATCATGGCTTGCCCCCACTCAATCAGCTGCTCTACCGGCACCTCTTGGCCCATATCGGGATAGTGGTGGCTGGTGCCCGCAACCAGATCAACGGTTTCCGGGTCATTGAGGGCGCTAATGGCCAGGGCTTTTTCAACGATAGAAATGGGGTCCACGTTGCCGTAGGCCACCGCTAGCCCTGGGCGTCCATTCACCCATAGCCGCAGGGCCGTACCTAAGGCCGCAGAACTTTCGAGCTGCTTGAGCCGGTTGGCTTCAAAAAAAACCGGGCGCGATCGCGATCGCGATTGCAGCACCTCTGCGGCTTCAGCACCATGCTGTAGGGCCAAGTCGATCAGTTTTTCAGCTAGCGAATTGTCGTTTAGACCAAGCACCATAGCAGTCGTCAGTTGGCAGGAGCGTACACAGAGCCTCTTCATCTTCCCGGATTGCGGCCCCCCTGCAAAGAGCGCAGTTAGAGATCCTGGGCGACAAACCTCCCATTTTTCTCAGTTTTTTGTCTAGATTCGCTAGCAGGTGCTATTCAACGCTAGAATAGCTAAGCCCCTTTGGAGAGGTGGCAGAGTGGTTGAATGCGGCAGTCTCGAAAACTGTTTGAGGGTCAAACCTCACGGGGGTTCGAATCCCCCCCTCTCCGTTGATTTGAAAGGCTTTCTGCCTTGCGGTTGCTCACTAACTAGACAGCAGTTAAAGCAGCTTTTTATGCTAGAAATGCCTTTTGAGTTGATGCCATTGGGTCTCAATCTGATTCATCTCCGGCCAGTATGGGGGCCGTTGAAAGAAATCCAGACCTTGAGCCTGCCAGATGGGCAGCCGCTCTTGCACCGCCTTACTGGTATGGATTAAGGCATTATCCTGAACAATTACGGTAGCGATACCGGTGCGCTGAAACAAATGGTGCGCTCCTCCGCCTATCGGTGCTGCTCCAATGCAGCCATCACCACCGATAGGCATTGCGGTGGACGCCCATCCCACAGCCCATACAGACCCTCTTGCTGCCACCGATTGACATGGTTGAAACCACCGTGATGCGCGGTCTTTCAGCGTACCTCGATCCCTACGGTTAATTCCGCTCACCTACTTACCTCGTCGAGGCATTGCAGTGCCATGTCCTGACAAATCGGGGGTAGACAGATAGGATTTGGTATTCTCAAAAGTTTTCAGCCTGGTCAATTCTCTAAGCACTGATTTGGCAATCGGGGGGGATTGAAGTTTTTGAAGGTGCCCAGGTATCGTAGTAGACACAATCAAAGCAAACATCATGTAGTAACTGTCACACCAGCCCAATAACACAGCCCCAATTAACACAGCCCCAATTAACACAGCCCCAATTAACACAGCCCCAATTAACACAGCCTAGAATGAAAATTCTGTTGATCGAAGATGATCTGTCGGTTAGTGAATGGTTGGTAGAAACCCTCAGTGCCCATCGCTATGCCGTCGATGCGATCGCCGATGGGGCCGCTGGGTTAACCATGGCCCTGGGTTGGCCCTACGACCTGGTGATTTTAGACTGGGTGCTACCCTCGCTTGATGGGATTGAGGTCTGCCGTCGCCTGCGATCGCAGGGGGTTCGCACCCCGGTGCTGATGCTGACCGTGCGAGGGGCCAATGCCGATATTGTGGCGGGGTTAGATGCCGGAGCCGATGACTACCTGGCGAAAAGCAGCGATGCCACCCAACTGCTAGCCCGAGTGCGGGCCTTACTACGCCGCCGCGATCGCACGACCACCCCGGTTCTAGAGTGGGGTGAGCTATGCCTCGACCCCGCCCTCACCCAGGTCACCTACCAGGGGCAGCCCGTGCCCTGCCGCCCCAAGGAATACGAACTGCTAGAGCTATTTTTGCGCTCTCCCCAGCGGTTGCTGACCCGCAGCGCCATTATCGACCACCTGTGGCCCATGGATGATCCTCCGGTAGAGGGTTCGGTAACCAACCTGATCAAAGACCTGCGCCAGCGACTCAAGCGCAACGGGCTGACCGCCAACCCCATTGAGACAGTACATGGGCTAGGGTATCGGCTGAAGCTAGCCCCGGCGGTAGAGACCCCAGCGATCGCAGCTGATCCTGGCGCAGCTAACCCCGTCGCAGCGGCCCCCGGTGACGTCTCACTCCCCCTCGATCGCATCATTCAGCAGGCTACCCAGCGGTTTCGGGCGTCCCTAACCCAACGGCTAACGGTATTAGAAGAGGCCGCTCAGGCCCTAGAGCATAGTACCTTCGATGCCCAGCAGCGGCAGCTAGCCTGCCTCGAAGCCCACAAACTGGCGGGGGGGCTGGGGCTGTTTGGCTATACCGAAGCGGCGGCGGTGGCCGAAGCCATGGAGGCGCTGCTGCAATCGACCCAGCCCTGCTCTCAGTTACCCCAGCAGCTCGAAGCTCTCAAACAATGTCTAACGCTCTCCTCCCAAGCGGAACTGACGGCGGGGGTAGGGGCCGAACCATTGTCTCCCTGCTAGCGATCGCCTAATCTAACTGGCATCACATCCATCTTTTGGGGTTTAGCACTATGCCCATTCCCCTATCTTGCCACCCCCAGCCCAACCCGAGTCGATCGCGACCCTG is a genomic window of Nodosilinea sp. E11 containing:
- a CDS encoding tetratricopeptide repeat protein — encoded protein: MRRSYAAIAILCGVIGGWTVVPSAQGAVAEPQVGAGFLLQPEATLWIAQNSGNGLSTAQQDQVDDLLRQGQTKVSARDYAGAIAIYQQAAAIDRQNPRLFSGIGYLHVQQGNYSEAIEAYRRAIALDGNNLAFRYGLAHSQYKNNQFDEALATYQGILSTNPREVNAHLGIGGIQLERNDYDGALATYQTLARIAPGNAQAYEALGALYLQQENYDQALTYLNQGLRANPNNGDLYVSVANIYLRQDRRTEAAENLRQALRVAPQNAQAQHQTGYLLYQAGDREAAYDYLVRAVRLNPDLVAAHALLGELLLERGQYLQAVLSYRKVVDALPDDPAAFYNLSLALHGQGLEAQALSNLELAAILYARQGDTAGAARARELMAFWGFGR
- a CDS encoding response regulator transcription factor, whose amino-acid sequence is MKILLIEDDLSVSEWLVETLSAHRYAVDAIADGAAGLTMALGWPYDLVILDWVLPSLDGIEVCRRLRSQGVRTPVLMLTVRGANADIVAGLDAGADDYLAKSSDATQLLARVRALLRRRDRTTTPVLEWGELCLDPALTQVTYQGQPVPCRPKEYELLELFLRSPQRLLTRSAIIDHLWPMDDPPVEGSVTNLIKDLRQRLKRNGLTANPIETVHGLGYRLKLAPAVETPAIAADPGAANPVAAAPGDVSLPLDRIIQQATQRFRASLTQRLTVLEEAAQALEHSTFDAQQRQLACLEAHKLAGGLGLFGYTEAAAVAEAMEALLQSTQPCSQLPQQLEALKQCLTLSSQAELTAGVGAEPLSPC
- a CDS encoding transposase, with amino-acid sequence MPIGGDGCIGAAPIGGGAHHLFQRTGIATVIVQDNALIHTSKAVQERLPIWQAQGLDFFQRPPYWPEMNQIETQWHQLKRHF
- a CDS encoding RNA-binding protein, with the translated sequence MSIYVGNLSYDVTSEDLTSIFAEYGSVKRVQLPTDRETGRMRGFGFVEMSADSEEATAIEALDGAEWMGRDLKVNKAKPREDRSGGGSFGGGGGGRRGGGDSFSRGGY
- a CDS encoding TldD/PmbA family protein, yielding MVLGLNDNSLAEKLIDLALQHGAEAAEVLQSRSRSRPVFFEANRLKQLESSAALGTALRLWVNGRPGLAVAYGNVDPISIVEKALAISALNDPETVDLVAGTSHHYPDMGQEVPVEQLIEWGQAMIDRIRSVYPEVICGVDVECDVETTRILNTQGLDCRYSDATLSSYLSADWVRGDDFLSVSDGQTQRNSLDSDALVDQVLQRLAWAESAAAVDTGRMPVVFTAKAADMVWGTLQSALSGKRVVERSSPWSNALGEQMVSPRITLFQDPEAGPFSCPFDDEGAPTQKLVFIEHGVVKLFYCDRAVGRTLGAGSTGNGFRPGLGSYPTPGLYNSLVQPGTQSLAELIATIDNGILVDQILGGGPGIAGDFSVNVDLGYRIHRGELVGRIKDTMVAGNIYSALKDSVELGSDAEWNGSCYTPSVLLDGLSVTSG
- the nei gene encoding endonuclease VIII encodes the protein MPEGPEIRRAADNIHRAIAGNIACDVFFAFDHLKPFEAELVGSTVVAVKPYGKAMVTYFDSGWAVYSHNQLYGKWVTCKPNATTLTGRQLRFAVHTPRRWALLYSASEIEVLTAEAVPSHPYIVKLGPDTLDVNLTPDRVAERTLSQPFHRRQFATLLLDQSFLGGIGNYLRTEILYVAGIHPSQRPIDCSAVQIAAFAKAALALPQQSYRHSGITNDLALAAQLKQTGYRRREYRHWAFGRLGQPCHRCGDTITKITIGGRRCYVCPSCQPVNR